One region of Streptococcus parasanguinis genomic DNA includes:
- a CDS encoding TVP38/TMEM64 family protein, with protein MITKEKKLREVSPLLQKIINWSSIIGALATLAFCIWAYFSGILQSKETLSAFILQAGIFGPPLFIFLQILQTVVPIIPGALTSVAGVFIYGHIIGTIYNYIGIVIGCAIIFHLARMYGPKFVQSMVSQKTYDKYIGWLNEGKRFDRFFIFMMIWPVSPADFICMLAGLTKMTFKRYMTIIILCKPITLVIYTYGLTYIIDYFWKMV; from the coding sequence ATGATAACAAAAGAAAAAAAATTGAGGGAGGTCTCTCCTCTTCTCCAAAAAATCATCAATTGGTCATCCATCATTGGGGCCCTCGCAACCTTGGCCTTTTGTATCTGGGCCTACTTTTCTGGCATCCTTCAATCCAAAGAAACCTTGTCAGCTTTTATTTTGCAAGCCGGAATCTTCGGGCCTCCTCTCTTTATCTTTCTTCAGATCCTTCAGACAGTGGTCCCTATTATTCCTGGCGCCCTGACATCTGTAGCAGGTGTTTTCATCTACGGCCACATCATTGGGACCATCTACAACTACATCGGCATCGTAATCGGCTGTGCCATTATTTTCCACCTTGCGAGAATGTACGGGCCTAAGTTCGTCCAATCCATGGTCAGTCAGAAGACATATGACAAGTACATTGGCTGGCTCAATGAAGGCAAGCGGTTCGATCGCTTCTTTATCTTCATGATGATCTGGCCGGTTAGTCCCGCTGACTTCATCTGTATGCTGGCAGGTCTGACGAAGATGACCTTCAAACGCTACATGACCATCATCATCCTCTGCAAACCTATCACCCTCGTCATCTACACTTACGGTCTCACCTATATCATCGATTATTTCTGGAAAATGGTCTAA
- a CDS encoding YqeG family HAD IIIA-type phosphatase — protein sequence MSIENYKPDFAVEAAYDLTVTDLKKQGIKAVLVDLDNTLIAWNNPDGTPEMRQWLHDLRDGGIRVIVVSNNSPKRVKRAVEKFDIDYEAWSLKPFTFGIDRALKRFHYEKNEVVMIGDQLMTDIRAAHRAGIRSILVKPLVEHDSIKTQINRARERRVMKQMAEKYGPIVYKKGI from the coding sequence GTGTCAATCGAAAATTACAAACCAGATTTTGCGGTGGAAGCAGCCTATGATCTCACCGTTACAGACTTGAAAAAACAAGGTATTAAGGCGGTCCTTGTGGATTTGGATAATACCTTGATTGCTTGGAATAATCCGGATGGAACTCCTGAGATGCGCCAGTGGTTGCATGACCTTCGTGATGGAGGGATTCGGGTTATCGTGGTGTCTAATAATAGTCCCAAACGGGTCAAGCGCGCTGTTGAGAAATTTGATATTGACTATGAAGCCTGGTCGCTCAAGCCCTTTACTTTTGGGATTGATCGTGCCCTCAAACGTTTTCACTATGAGAAAAATGAAGTGGTCATGATCGGGGATCAACTGATGACGGATATCCGGGCTGCCCATCGTGCAGGCATTCGTTCGATTTTGGTCAAGCCTTTGGTCGAGCATGACTCGATCAAGACCCAGATCAACCGGGCGCGTGAACGCCGTGTTATGAAGCAAATGGCCGAAAAATATGGTCCGATTGTATATAAAAAAGGAATTTAA
- the yqeH gene encoding ribosome biogenesis GTPase YqeH has product MEELFCIGCGAPIQTENKEGLGYTPQSALEKGLETGEVYCQRCFRLRHYNEITDVHLTDDDFLKLLHEVGDSDALVVNVVDIFDFNGSVIPGLPRFVAGNDVLLVGNKKDILPKSVKDSKVTHWLMERAHEEGMRPVDVVLTSAQNKSAIKDLMEKIEQYRKGRDVYVVGVTNVGKSTLINAIIQEITGDKDIITTSRFPGTTLDKIEIPLDDGSYIYDTPGIIHRHQMAHYLTAKNLKYVSPKKEIKPKTYQLNPDQTLFLGGLGRFDFIKGEKQGFTAFFDNELKLHRTKLEGATAFYDKHVGGLLTPPNSKEKEEFPPLVSHEFTIKDKTDLVISGLGWIRVNGEAKVAVWAPEGVAVVTRKAII; this is encoded by the coding sequence ATGGAAGAATTATTCTGTATTGGCTGTGGAGCCCCCATTCAGACAGAAAATAAAGAGGGGCTAGGCTATACTCCCCAATCAGCTCTTGAAAAGGGCTTGGAAACAGGCGAGGTTTATTGCCAACGCTGTTTCCGTCTGCGTCACTACAATGAAATCACAGATGTGCATCTAACGGATGATGATTTTCTAAAGCTCCTTCACGAAGTAGGAGATAGTGATGCTCTCGTGGTCAATGTAGTCGATATTTTTGACTTTAATGGCTCCGTCATTCCTGGTCTACCACGCTTTGTAGCAGGAAATGATGTCCTCTTGGTTGGAAATAAAAAGGACATCTTGCCTAAGTCTGTCAAGGATAGCAAGGTGACCCATTGGTTGATGGAGCGGGCCCACGAAGAAGGCATGCGTCCTGTCGATGTGGTCCTCACCTCTGCCCAAAACAAGAGTGCTATCAAGGACTTGATGGAAAAGATTGAGCAGTACCGTAAGGGTCGTGACGTCTATGTGGTGGGTGTGACCAACGTTGGGAAATCGACCCTCATCAATGCGATTATCCAAGAAATCACTGGGGATAAGGATATCATCACGACCTCTCGCTTCCCAGGAACGACACTGGACAAGATCGAAATTCCACTGGACGATGGGTCCTATATCTATGATACACCAGGAATTATCCATCGCCACCAAATGGCTCATTACTTGACGGCAAAAAACCTCAAGTATGTCAGTCCTAAAAAAGAAATCAAGCCCAAAACTTATCAGCTCAATCCCGACCAAACCCTCTTCTTGGGTGGCTTGGGACGCTTTGACTTTATCAAGGGAGAAAAGCAAGGCTTCACCGCCTTCTTTGACAACGAACTTAAGCTTCACCGAACTAAGCTCGAAGGAGCAACAGCCTTTTATGACAAGCATGTCGGTGGCTTACTAACACCTCCTAATAGCAAAGAAAAAGAAGAATTCCCACCCTTGGTTTCTCATGAGTTTACCATCAAGGACAAGACAGACCTCGTCATCTCAGGACTCGGCTGGATCCGCGTCAATGGAGAAGCCAAAGTAGCCGTCTGGGCACCAGAAGGTGTCGCCGTGGTTACCCGCAAAGCTATTATTTAA
- the yhbY gene encoding ribosome assembly RNA-binding protein YhbY produces MTLTSKQRAFLNSQAHSLKPIIQIGKNGLNDQIKTSVRQALDARELIKVTLLQNTDENIHEVAEILEEEIGVETVQKIGRILILFKQSSKKENRKISAKVKEI; encoded by the coding sequence ATGACATTAACATCTAAACAACGGGCTTTCCTCAATAGCCAAGCCCACAGCCTCAAGCCCATTATCCAAATCGGGAAAAATGGGCTCAATGACCAAATTAAAACCAGTGTGCGCCAAGCGCTAGATGCGCGCGAATTGATCAAGGTAACTCTTCTTCAAAATACGGATGAGAATATCCATGAAGTAGCAGAAATCTTGGAAGAAGAAATCGGTGTGGAAACGGTCCAAAAGATTGGTCGGATTCTCATCTTGTTCAAACAATCAAGCAAAAAAGAAAATCGTAAAATTTCAGCGAAGGTAAAAGAAATTTAG
- a CDS encoding nicotinate-nucleotide adenylyltransferase: MAIELLTPFTKVELEPEIKDKKRKQVGILGGNFNPVHNAHLVVADQVRQQLGLDKVLLMPEYEPPHVDAKGTIAEHHRLKMLELAIEGIEGLEIETIELERKGISYTYDTMLLLNERDPDTDYYFIIGADMVDYLPKWHRIDELVEIVQFVGVQRPRYKAGTSYPVIWVDVPLMDISSSMVRDFVAKGRTPNFMLPKPVLDYIKKEGLYQ; the protein is encoded by the coding sequence ATGGCAATTGAACTATTGACTCCCTTTACCAAGGTAGAGTTAGAGCCAGAGATCAAAGACAAGAAACGCAAACAAGTTGGTATTTTGGGAGGAAATTTCAATCCGGTCCACAATGCCCATTTGGTCGTTGCGGATCAAGTGCGCCAACAATTAGGGTTAGATAAGGTGCTCTTGATGCCTGAGTATGAACCACCGCATGTCGATGCCAAGGGAACGATTGCAGAGCACCATCGCCTTAAGATGCTGGAATTAGCCATTGAAGGCATTGAAGGTCTGGAGATCGAGACGATTGAGCTCGAGCGGAAAGGGATTTCCTATACCTACGACACCATGCTCTTGCTCAATGAACGGGATCCAGACACAGATTATTACTTCATTATTGGTGCAGATATGGTAGATTATTTACCAAAATGGCACCGCATCGATGAATTGGTGGAGATTGTACAATTTGTCGGGGTACAGCGACCACGCTATAAGGCAGGGACTTCTTATCCGGTGATCTGGGTGGATGTTCCTTTAATGGACATCTCCTCTAGTATGGTGCGTGATTTTGTGGCCAAAGGCCGGACGCCGAATTTTATGTTGCCAAAACCAGTCTTGGACTACATCAAGAAAGAAGGATTGTATCAATGA
- the yqeK gene encoding bis(5'-nucleosyl)-tetraphosphatase (symmetrical) YqeK, with translation MTYENYLGFSREVLLEKMRQILPEKRLTHCLGVEKAARDLAKRYGADEEQAGLAGLLHDYAKKLSDQEFLDLIDRYELDPALKNWGNNVWHGMVGIYKIQEDLGLTDLAILRSIEIHTVGSDQMSTLDKVVYVADYIEHNRAFPGVDQARDIAQVSLDRAVAYETARTVEHLAHQGLPIYPQTLETYNAFVKYLKEEQ, from the coding sequence ATGACCTATGAAAACTATCTAGGCTTTTCTCGTGAGGTCTTGCTTGAAAAAATGCGCCAAATCCTGCCAGAAAAGCGCCTTACTCACTGTTTAGGGGTTGAGAAGGCTGCGCGTGACTTGGCCAAACGCTATGGGGCTGACGAAGAGCAGGCTGGCCTAGCAGGTTTGTTACATGACTACGCCAAGAAACTATCAGATCAGGAATTTCTGGACTTGATTGATCGCTATGAGCTGGATCCAGCATTAAAAAACTGGGGCAACAATGTCTGGCATGGGATGGTCGGGATTTACAAGATCCAAGAAGACCTCGGACTGACAGATCTAGCCATTCTTCGCAGTATTGAGATTCACACCGTGGGGAGTGATCAGATGTCAACCTTAGACAAGGTTGTCTATGTGGCAGATTACATTGAGCACAACCGGGCCTTTCCGGGGGTAGATCAAGCACGCGACATCGCCCAAGTCTCCTTGGATCGTGCCGTGGCCTATGAGACGGCTCGCACAGTCGAACACCTGGCCCACCAAGGATTGCCCATTTATCCCCAAACCCTTGAAACCTATAACGCCTTTGTGAAGTATTTGAAAGAGGAGCAGTGA
- a CDS encoding cysteine hydrolase family protein, protein MKTAFIIIDVQNILVETGFEAEKLLEKIAYLQDQARKQQIEIIYMQHIETPEALTSEDWQLSPLLKRQADEKVFQKRYNSIFKETGLKEYLDQQGIEQLVLCGMQTEYCVDTSVKVGFEYGYKLVIPEGAVTTFDGEDIPAETLNEFYENIWAERFADVLDYKSIF, encoded by the coding sequence GTGAAGACAGCTTTTATCATTATTGATGTACAAAATATCTTAGTGGAAACAGGTTTTGAGGCAGAAAAGCTCTTAGAGAAGATCGCTTATTTGCAAGATCAGGCTAGAAAACAGCAGATTGAAATTATCTACATGCAGCATATTGAAACGCCAGAGGCTTTAACTTCGGAAGATTGGCAATTATCGCCCTTGTTGAAGAGGCAGGCAGATGAGAAGGTGTTTCAGAAGCGATACAATAGCATATTTAAAGAGACAGGATTAAAAGAATACTTGGATCAACAAGGGATTGAACAACTGGTCCTGTGTGGTATGCAGACAGAATATTGTGTCGATACATCCGTCAAAGTGGGATTTGAATATGGCTACAAGCTGGTCATTCCAGAAGGAGCTGTCACAACCTTTGATGGAGAGGATATTCCAGCAGAAACGCTTAATGAATTTTATGAAAATATTTGGGCAGAACGTTTTGCGGATGTCTTAGATTACAAATCAATTTTTTAA